The stretch of DNA GGACAAAGAGAACCATACCCAGCTCAGAAGAACTAGATGACCTAGCCAGCACAATAAAGCAAAATCTCTAGTCAGACATTTGCTCTTTTAGTCTGTCCAATAACGCATAGATTCTATCTGTTTCGGGAATTCCAGAGCGAACCAGTTCTACTTTGAGCCTAGTGATTGGGTCGGCCAGGGGCTCGTTTATGTCCATTTTTGTTTGTAGCTCCAGCTTTATCTTGTCTATTTGCTCTCGCTTTTTTGCAATTTCATCCTTGGTCCTCTGCACTATTAATTCCTGGTATAGCAGCCTGTCCTTCATTTTTTCGCATTCGTCTTCTAGTATGGTCAGCAGATTTTTCATATTGTCTATTGTGATGTGTTTTGGGTTTAGCTTTTCAAGCTCGTATCTTGTCTTGACCTTGTTTTGCAAGACACTTACCTCGCCCAAAAAGCGTTGCTCGTCTTGCTTTATTTTCTGTAATTTGTCAAGCCTTTCTTTTATCATGCCGTTTGCGAATTTGAAATACTGATCAGTGTTGGTCATCTGATCTGCAAATTCCTTTGATTTTGCACGGACCGCATCTTCTTTTGTGGTATTTTGGAATTTATTGGAAAACTCGATGATTCTCTCCTTTGGTGCCATTGGGTCCTGGGGCTCGGATTGCTTTATTTCGCCTGCAATGTGCGACCACTCGTCCTCAGATGAGATGTTCTTGTTGTACCTGTCAGGCCCGTCCCTGCTTGCGCGGTTCATGTGCTTGGTCATTATCATACAATTCCACAGAACGGCTTTTGACCCAAATGCTGTTTAATAGGACACCACGGTTTTGTTCGTTTAAAACAGCAAGACGAGTCTTAAAAGAGATTTTTTGAGCCTAGAAAAACAATGTTCAATATCCTGATTGCGGAGGACAATGACTTTACTGCAAAACAGTACAAAACTGCACTCGAAAAGAGAAACCACAAGGTCACATTGACTAAAGATGGGGTAGAATGCGTTGATCTGTACACAAACGAGGTAAAATACGAGGAATTGTTCCGAAAGACAAGGACTCCGCCATACGATATCGTACTACTAGACCATGACATGCCAAGAATGACAGGAGCAGCTGCTGCCAAAGAAATCCTGGAGCAAAGGCCCAATCAGAGGCTGATATTTTTGTCTGCATACGGCAATGCCATAATGAGCAAGCTGGATACCGTCAGGGAAGATACAATCCAAATAGTGCAAAAACCGTTTTCGCTCAACTTTCTGATAAAAAAGATAGAGGGCTCGGCACTACGAAACAGGATAATCAACTCTCAGAACGGCAATGTATTGACTGCATCCCAGGATGCGGCGGCAATCAGATAGTCCATTTTGATCATGTTTTTATAAATTTGAACCAAGCCACATAATGTGCTGGCAAGATCTTTTTTTGTGTTTTTAGCAATATCTCTGATGCTTGTATCCTCCCAATACGCGTCCGCGCACTGGGATGTTCCACCAGCTGGCAGCCCTTATCATATTACGGTAATTCTCAAGAGAATCGACTACAACGAGGATGCCGATGATTGGGAAGACAATACAAGTGGTGCCGACTTGGTCATAGGCTGGAGAGTGGAGCTTTCAGGGCATGATCTTGCAACAAACTCTGGCACAATAGCAAGAGACAACCTTTCATTGTCTGAAGGCGGAAAGCTAAGGCTTGATCTGACAATTCTGGATCATGACGAGTGTACTCCACTGAGTGATCTTAGGCTGTTTGCATGGGGAGTAGAGTCTGATCAAGACAACACGCTTGACACAAACCGCATCATGCGTTCTATAGTTCAA from Candidatus Nitrosotenuis aquarius encodes:
- a CDS encoding response regulator, translating into MFNILIAEDNDFTAKQYKTALEKRNHKVTLTKDGVECVDLYTNEVKYEELFRKTRTPPYDIVLLDHDMPRMTGAAAAKEILEQRPNQRLIFLSAYGNAIMSKLDTVREDTIQIVQKPFSLNFLIKKIEGSALRNRIINSQNGNVLTASQDAAAIR